AAGGCAGGATACTGTTTGCGGAGGATACGGGGATAACTTCTGGAGACCTTGACAGGTATTTCTCGGTCATGCAGCTCTCCGGAATTCTTGACAGATTCGTTGGTTTTGCTCTGGGAGATTTCAAGCAGATCGTTGACATAGAAGAGCCAATGCCGTATATTGAGGATATAGTGCAGCTTTATCTCACTGAACTGCAGAAGCCTTCTGTTTACGGCCTTCCATTCGGCCACGTGGCAGACAGCCAGATGCTCATTCCCATGAACGCAATGATGACCCTATCCACTGATTATCCCTATGTGGAATTGCGGGAAAATATTGTGGAATAACATCTTCATAGTGTTCAACAAATAGGGCGGTGGATTCACATTCCGTTCTTAATCGTGCGATTGGAATATCCTGTTTCCTCAATTAATATTTAAATTGGCAGTTAAATTATTATCCAGTTTATAAAAACAAATTCCTTTCTGGGGCGGGTACGTGCCTTGATTAAAATGCTTTCAATGATCTGCCATGAAAGTGATGGTTTGTTTGCTCCCGACATCGCTCAAATAAGTGAATTCAAGAATTTTCAGTACAATTTAGTTAATGCAAAATCCTTAGTGTGCGGCAATCCAATTAATTTTTCTCAGTTTTTTCATCGATATGATTCGCCAGTTGTTCATCAGGAGAGAAAATCTTACATCTGACCTTGATGGCAGAGGTAACACCGAATCTATTATCAAGGCGATTATCAGTAGATTAAGTAACGTACAGAAAAGAACGAAGCATGGATAGATTTGGGTGATTCGTACAAGGAAGGTATGCCTGAAGCAAACAAGCACAGATAGATGAAAGCTGAAAGGGTTAATAACAAAAATACCGTGTCAAGGATAACCAACATCACTTTCAATTTACATTGCGGCACCCACACAGATCCTCCCTCTCATTGCGTCGAAGAAGGGAAGACGATAGATTCCTTGTCTCCCGGTTTCTTCCATGGGCGGGCTGGTGTACTAAACCTGACCAAGACTGAATTTCAACCTGTCACCTACATGGATATTCATGAGAACAGGGTGGGAGGAGAAGTGGAACCTCAACGAGTATATATGGAAGTATCCGTACTTATCAGCTGAGGCTGCAGAATACCTTACGAAATTTAATATCAGAATGGTTGGCCCAGATACCATGTCCCCAGATCCATCGCTCAGGAATGGACTGAGGAAGGGTTCACCTGCCCATATGGCACCTCTTCCAAAAAATATCCTGATTATTGAGAATATCACCGGAATGAAATCTGTTGCAGGTAAAGTTGTTGAGGTATTCTGTTTCCCGCTAAAATTTTCAAAGGGAGATGGTCCCCCACCAGAATTGTCGGCAGACTTCGGGAATAGTCCGGTTCCAAGTTTCTCTCTGATTTATACATGCTGGAACAACATTTTTCAGGCTTTCCCTTCAATGAAACGGATACGTTTTTAAATATTATTTTTAGGTAAAGATATTTCAGGATGGAGAGATTTCTTCTCTGATCCTTGAT
This is a stretch of genomic DNA from Thermoplasmataceae archaeon. It encodes these proteins:
- a CDS encoding LD-carboxypeptidase, giving the protein GRILFAEDTGITSGDLDRYFSVMQLSGILDRFVGFALGDFKQIVDIEEPMPYIEDIVQLYLTELQKPSVYGLPFGHVADSQMLIPMNAMMTLSTDYPYVELRENIVE